A stretch of DNA from Noviherbaspirillum sedimenti:
GATCGATTGCCGGCGGTGTTGATCGACACATTGCGCGAGCAATGGGAAATGCTAGGCAAGCTCGACCAGCAGATCGCCGCGATCGAGCAGCGGCTGCTGGCGTGGCTGAAGCAAGACAAGGCATGCAAGACGATTGCCGAGATTCCCGGTGTCGGCTTGCTGACGGCAACGGCGGCGGTGGCGACGATGGGCGATGCCAAAGCATTCAAGTCGGGACGCGAGTTCGCTGCCTGGCTCGGGCTGGCACCAGGCCAAACGGGTACGGGCGGCCGGGTGCGGCTTCTGGGGATCAGCAAGCGTGGCGACACGTACTTGCGCACGCTGCTGATTCACGGTGCCCGAACGGTGCTCACGCATGCGAAGGAGCCAAGCGCGTGGGTGCAAGAGATCAGCAAGCGCCGGCCGCCGAATGTGGTGACGGTGGCGCTGGCCAACAAGATGGCACGGACGATCTGGGCGTTGTTGGCGCATGATCGGCAGTATGGAAGAAGTTATGTGAGCGTCAAGCCGGTATGAACCGGCTGACATTGAAATCAACCAGTTTGTAACAAAGGATGGGCACGTCGAAAGGTTGCGCAAGGTACAAAGTGTGATGGCAAACAGGTCAGACCGGGACTCACGAAGCCTGAATGATTTTCTGGGCTAACAGCCCGTCAAGGAAATGAGGCGTGGGTCAGCGGATTCCATTAAGGC
This window harbors:
- a CDS encoding IS110 family transposase, which gives rise to MKHSVYGVDVAKRVFQVHCVDMETGEITSKQIKRAGFLEHFVNRAPCLIGMEACGGAQHWARRLMEMGHQVKLMPGKAVKAFVHGNKNDVADARAIWMAVQQPGVKAVAVKTEAQQAVLALHRMRQQLVKFRTMQSNGLRGLLTEYGEVMAVGRAALDRAMSDVLARLSDRLPAVLIDTLREQWEMLGKLDQQIAAIEQRLLAWLKQDKACKTIAEIPGVGLLTATAAVATMGDAKAFKSGREFAAWLGLAPGQTGTGGRVRLLGISKRGDTYLRTLLIHGARTVLTHAKEPSAWVQEISKRRPPNVVTVALANKMARTIWALLAHDRQYGRSYVSVKPV